Below is a genomic region from Catenuloplanes atrovinosus.
GCCCGGCCTGTCCGAGGCGCTCGCCGGGTTCCCGCCGGTGCCCAGCCGCTGGCTGGACCCCGCGCAGGTGCCCGGCTCGCTGCTCCCGGCCGACTTCGGCGAGATCGGCGCGCTGCTGGTCACGCCGCTGCCCGGCAACGGCGTGCCGGCCGGCGCGCTGATCCTGGCTCGCCGGGCGCCGGGGCTGTTCTCCGAGATGGAGGAGCTGCAGGCACGCATCTTCGCGGCCCGGGCCGGCGCCGCGATATCGGCCGCCGTGCTCTATCAGGAGCAGGTGGAGACGACCGGCATCCTCCAGGCCGACCTGCTGCCGCCGGAGCTGCCGCGCATCGAGGGACTGGAGCTGGCCGGGGCGTACCGTCCGGCCAAGGACGCGGCCCGGATCGGCGGCGACTTCTACGACGCGTTCCCCCGCACGCCGTCGCTGGCGCCGGGCGCGGACCCGGCCGAGACCATGGTGGTGCTCGGTGACGTGTGCGGCAAGGGCCCGAAGGCGGCCGTGCTGGCCGGCAAGGTGCGCCAGACGCTGCGCGCGCTGCGCCTGCTCGAGGGGCGCCCGGACCCGCTGCTGCGCGTGCTCAACCAGGCGCTGATCGACCCGCGCGACCGCAGCCGGTTCGTCACGCTGGCGCTGGCCTCGATGGTCCGCGACGGCGACGGCTGGCGCGTGACGGTCGCGTCCGGCGGCCACCCGCCACCGCTGATCCTGCGCGCGTCCGGCGGGGTCGAGCCGGTGCTGGCCAGGGGCACGCTGATCGGCGTGTCCAGCACGATCACGGTGGAGACCGCGGACGTGACGCTCGGGCCCGGCGACCTGATGCTGCTCTACAGCGACGGGCTGTTCGAGGCGCGCGGCGGCGCCGGCGGCCGGGAGGCGTACGGCGAGGACCGGCTCGCCGACTCGCTCGGCACCTGCCGGAACATGCCCGCCACCGCGGTGGTGGAGCGGCTGGAGCAGCTGGTGTCGGACTGGATCAACGGCGCCGGCCACGACGACATAGCGATGCTCGCGGTCCGGGTGCCGCCGCGGGTGCCCGACTACGGCAACGGGCACCACCACGCGGTCAATCTGCGGCGGGCCCGATGACCGCGACCACCTCCCTGCTTCCCGGCGTCGACGAGCAGTACCTGGAGCTGATCGGCGCCGGTGACGAGTGGGGCGCCACCGACCTGGTGCTCGCGCTCTGGGAGAACGGCGCGCACCCCGAGCGGCTGCTGCTCGACCTGATCGCGCCCGCGCAGGTGCGCGTCG
It encodes:
- a CDS encoding PP2C family protein-serine/threonine phosphatase, with the translated sequence MTGIRNVSTPPPTHLLHAVLDAAADAVLLCDDQGAILLANAAARRLMPGLTSIGELTDDPDSFEREWHGRPLRGRRQPVDEGHHVWTVHDCTDEHARAASLAAERERTAFLAEASRRLSASLHRGRCVRTTVELAAAHLADAAVVVLPPSRHRVEWVRALTGSRFETGVMRERDADGVPGLSEALAGFPPVPSRWLDPAQVPGSLLPADFGEIGALLVTPLPGNGVPAGALILARRAPGLFSEMEELQARIFAARAGAAISAAVLYQEQVETTGILQADLLPPELPRIEGLELAGAYRPAKDAARIGGDFYDAFPRTPSLAPGADPAETMVVLGDVCGKGPKAAVLAGKVRQTLRALRLLEGRPDPLLRVLNQALIDPRDRSRFVTLALASMVRDGDGWRVTVASGGHPPPLILRASGGVEPVLARGTLIGVSSTITVETADVTLGPGDLMLLYSDGLFEARGGAGGREAYGEDRLADSLGTCRNMPATAVVERLEQLVSDWINGAGHDDIAMLAVRVPPRVPDYGNGHHHAVNLRRAR